A single genomic interval of Tsukamurella paurometabola harbors:
- the lnt gene encoding apolipoprotein N-acyltransferase — MKTLVRGGAALLAGVALFFAFPPAGLWWLAPLGVAALVVVLATRERPTLRGGFGYGFLAGLGLFIPLLKWIDSMVGALPWIGLGITCALYYGAFGLIATRVTRAPGGPLWVAAGFAVTEWARASFPFGGFPWGRLAFSQADGPLLALARYVGAPGLSFVVALLGACFAAAGVAAYRRADRRAFLLPAAATALVAIGAAAAWPAVGAPSEGRTVTVAAIQGNVPEQRWDVATQREAVLTNHLNETHRLATEIREGRQKQPDVVIWPENSSDVSPERDPDVAARIRAASADVRAPILVGTVHYDGTGRYYNSMILIDANGPIERHDKAILQPFGETMPMREFFRMFSDYVDLANDFTPGSGPGVVRPNGVPLGVATCYEVAFDRALRASVENGAQVLTVPTNNATFGRTGMTYQQLGMSRVRAVELDRDVVVAATTGVSALVRPDGEVSRQTSIWTADHLVETIRLRDGLTPAARLGDWGEVALLVATLCGIAIAIRHDGGLFQPRPRTEEPA, encoded by the coding sequence GTGAAGACCCTGGTCCGCGGGGGAGCCGCGCTGCTCGCCGGCGTCGCACTGTTCTTCGCGTTCCCGCCCGCGGGGCTGTGGTGGCTCGCGCCCCTCGGTGTCGCGGCGCTGGTCGTCGTGCTCGCCACCCGGGAGCGCCCGACGCTGCGCGGCGGCTTCGGATACGGCTTCCTCGCCGGGCTCGGCCTGTTCATCCCACTGCTCAAGTGGATCGACTCCATGGTCGGCGCCCTGCCGTGGATCGGCCTCGGCATCACCTGCGCCCTGTACTACGGCGCCTTCGGTCTGATCGCGACCCGTGTCACCCGCGCGCCCGGCGGCCCCCTGTGGGTGGCCGCGGGCTTCGCCGTCACCGAGTGGGCGCGCGCGTCGTTCCCGTTCGGCGGCTTCCCGTGGGGGCGCCTCGCCTTCAGTCAGGCCGACGGTCCGCTGCTGGCCCTCGCCCGGTACGTCGGGGCGCCCGGCCTCTCCTTCGTCGTCGCGCTGCTCGGCGCGTGCTTCGCCGCCGCCGGCGTGGCTGCGTACCGGCGCGCGGACCGTCGGGCGTTCCTGCTGCCCGCGGCCGCAACGGCCCTCGTGGCGATCGGCGCGGCGGCGGCCTGGCCGGCCGTGGGCGCGCCGTCCGAGGGGCGGACGGTGACGGTCGCCGCCATCCAGGGGAACGTGCCGGAGCAGCGCTGGGACGTCGCGACCCAGCGGGAGGCGGTGCTCACCAACCACCTGAACGAGACGCACCGGCTCGCGACGGAGATCCGCGAGGGGCGGCAGAAGCAGCCCGACGTGGTGATCTGGCCGGAGAACTCCTCGGACGTCTCACCCGAGCGCGATCCGGACGTCGCGGCGCGGATCCGCGCCGCGTCCGCCGATGTGCGGGCGCCGATCCTCGTCGGCACGGTCCACTACGACGGCACCGGCCGCTACTACAACAGCATGATCCTCATCGACGCGAACGGCCCGATCGAGCGACACGACAAGGCCATCCTGCAGCCCTTCGGCGAGACCATGCCGATGCGCGAGTTCTTCCGCATGTTCAGTGACTACGTGGATCTCGCGAACGACTTCACCCCGGGGTCCGGGCCCGGCGTGGTCCGGCCCAACGGCGTGCCCCTCGGGGTCGCGACCTGCTACGAGGTGGCCTTCGACCGGGCGCTCCGGGCGTCCGTCGAGAACGGGGCGCAGGTGCTCACCGTGCCGACCAACAACGCGACCTTCGGCCGCACCGGCATGACCTACCAGCAGCTCGGCATGTCCCGGGTGCGGGCCGTCGAGCTCGACCGCGACGTCGTGGTCGCGGCCACCACCGGCGTGAGCGCCCTCGTCCGTCCCGACGGCGAGGTCAGCCGGCAGACCAGCATCTGGACGGCCGACCACCTCGTCGAGACGATCCGCCTGCGCGACGGCCTCACCCCGGCCGCGCGGCTGGGGGATTGGGGCGAGGTCGCACTGCTCGTGGCCACCCTCTGCGGAATCGCGATCGCGATAAGGCACGATGGAGGTCTGTTTCAGCCCCGCCCCCGGACCGAGGAACCTGCATGA
- a CDS encoding amidohydrolase, with the protein MTTELLVGGRIYTPTSTTATAIAVENGVITWIGEDRAARALHPDARVTDLDGAFVAPAFVDTHVHLTATGLALTGPDLSGGPEAVRAALAATPGETVIARGWDDTTWEGTLQRTDLDENRVVYAARVDEHSAQASTALRALVPGLEGLAGFSPDCPLTAAAHHAVRAAALAALSNAQITAAQTAALDAAAAAGIAAVHECGGPDIAGERDFTLLGALDHGVRVRRYWGEAARDADHARALIYRTGADGLAGDLFVDGSLGSRTALLHAPYADAPSNGVAYLDQETVTAHVLACTRARIQAGFHAIGDAAVARVVAAFAAAVDAFGGPRVASCGHRVEHAEMVTSDEAAKLGDWGVNASMQPQFDALWGGPGGMYARRLGTERAAALNDFALLAKNAVPLAFSSDSPVTPLDPWATLRAAVQHRTPGSAISPRAAFAAATRGAWRAGGVRDGVAGTLVAGAPATFAVWDADELVVRAPSDAVQRWSTDPRAGVAPLPDLAPGARLPRCLRTVVDGRTVFAA; encoded by the coding sequence GTGACCACCGAACTACTCGTCGGCGGGCGGATCTACACGCCCACGTCCACCACCGCCACCGCGATCGCGGTGGAGAACGGCGTCATCACCTGGATCGGGGAGGACCGCGCCGCGCGGGCCCTCCACCCGGACGCGCGAGTCACCGACCTCGACGGGGCGTTCGTCGCCCCCGCCTTCGTCGACACCCACGTCCACCTGACCGCCACGGGGCTCGCCCTGACCGGCCCGGACCTGTCCGGCGGCCCGGAGGCGGTGCGGGCCGCGCTCGCCGCCACCCCCGGCGAGACCGTGATCGCCCGCGGCTGGGACGACACCACATGGGAGGGCACGCTCCAGCGCACCGACCTCGACGAGAATCGCGTCGTCTACGCGGCCCGGGTCGACGAGCACTCCGCGCAGGCCAGCACCGCACTGCGCGCTCTCGTCCCCGGTCTGGAGGGGCTCGCCGGCTTCTCGCCCGACTGTCCGCTCACCGCCGCCGCCCACCACGCCGTCCGCGCCGCCGCCCTCGCGGCGCTCAGCAACGCGCAGATCACCGCCGCGCAGACCGCGGCCCTCGACGCGGCAGCCGCCGCGGGCATCGCCGCCGTCCACGAATGCGGCGGGCCCGACATCGCGGGCGAGCGCGACTTCACCCTGCTCGGTGCCCTCGACCACGGGGTGCGCGTGCGCCGCTACTGGGGCGAGGCCGCCCGCGACGCCGACCACGCCCGCGCGCTCATCTACCGCACCGGGGCCGACGGCCTGGCGGGCGACCTCTTCGTGGACGGCTCGCTCGGCAGCCGCACCGCCCTGCTGCACGCGCCGTACGCGGACGCACCGTCCAACGGCGTCGCGTACCTCGACCAGGAGACCGTGACCGCGCACGTCCTGGCGTGCACCCGGGCCCGGATCCAGGCCGGCTTCCACGCCATCGGCGATGCCGCGGTCGCGCGGGTGGTCGCGGCCTTCGCGGCGGCCGTCGACGCCTTCGGCGGCCCCCGGGTCGCCTCCTGCGGGCACCGCGTCGAGCACGCGGAAATGGTCACGTCGGACGAGGCCGCGAAGCTCGGCGACTGGGGCGTGAACGCGTCGATGCAGCCGCAGTTCGACGCGCTGTGGGGCGGACCGGGCGGGATGTACGCCCGCCGCCTCGGCACCGAGCGCGCGGCGGCCCTCAACGACTTCGCCCTGCTCGCGAAGAACGCCGTACCGCTGGCCTTCTCGTCGGACTCGCCCGTCACGCCGCTCGACCCGTGGGCCACGCTGCGCGCCGCGGTGCAGCACCGCACGCCCGGCAGCGCGATCTCGCCGCGTGCCGCCTTCGCCGCCGCGACCCGCGGCGCGTGGCGGGCCGGGGGAGTCCGCGACGGCGTCGCCGGGACACTGGTCGCCGGGGCGCCCGCGACGTTCGCCGTCTGGGACGCCGACGAGCTGGTCGTGCGGGCACCGTCGGACGCGGTGCAGCGCTGGTCGACCGATCCCCGCGCTGGCGTCGCGCCGCTGCCCGACCTCGCGCCCGGCGCGCGCCTGCCCCGCTGCCTGCGCACCGTGGTCGACGGCCGGACGGTGTTCGCGGCGTGA
- a CDS encoding FxsA family protein, producing the protein MKLFAFLTYLVVEIAAFAGLVSWLGFGWAVLAIIGATVLGVVMLRRTAAGVLRDLGRALDGQRSAGPALMDTAILAAAVFLLAVPGVVSTALGLLLLVKPVRAVVRPAVAYVGAKRVASFVEESGLVTVLAGQPRGYGTVVDGDVMSGPDGDVGRERTDEPIVDVTRYGPRPGFRELPPA; encoded by the coding sequence ATGAAGCTCTTCGCGTTCCTGACCTACCTCGTCGTGGAGATCGCGGCGTTCGCCGGGCTGGTGTCCTGGCTCGGCTTCGGCTGGGCGGTGCTCGCCATCATCGGCGCCACCGTGCTCGGCGTCGTCATGCTGCGGCGCACCGCCGCCGGCGTGCTGCGCGACCTCGGGCGGGCGCTCGACGGGCAGCGGTCCGCGGGTCCGGCGCTCATGGACACCGCGATCCTCGCGGCGGCCGTCTTCCTGCTCGCCGTGCCCGGCGTGGTGAGCACCGCGCTCGGCCTGCTCCTGCTGGTCAAACCCGTCCGCGCGGTGGTCCGCCCGGCGGTCGCGTACGTCGGCGCCAAGCGCGTCGCATCGTTCGTCGAGGAGTCCGGCCTGGTCACCGTCCTCGCGGGGCAGCCCCGCGGATACGGGACCGTCGTCGACGGTGACGTGATGTCCGGCCCGGACGGTGACGTGGGCCGCGAGCGGACCGACGAGCCGATCGTCGACGTGACGCGGTACGGGCCCCGGCCCGGATTCCGCGAGTTGCCGCCCGCGTAG
- the cobN gene encoding cobaltochelatase subunit CobN: MILLLSTSDTDLLSAKASGADYRWANPARISVELDLPGLLDGADVVVVRILGGRRYWESGLDALAASGKPVVVVSGEQAPDADLMEASTVAAGVATQAHAYLAEGGPNNLAQLYHFLSDTILLTGDGFAPPVTAPQWGVVPRPAAVTAADGPQIGVLYYRAQHLAGNTAYIDALASAIEARGAVAVPIFCASLRTADDALFAELGTLDALVVTVLAAGGVNAAGAAAGGDDESWDVGRLAALDIPILQALALTTSREQWEGSDDGLSPLDVATQVAIPEFDGRIITVPFSFKEIGDDGLPAYVPDPERAERVAGLALRHARLRSIPNEEKRIALMLSAYPTKHARIGNAVGLDTPQSALELIRRLAAAGYDIGDPAEVPGLEADDSDAFIHAVIARGGQDPDWLSDERLDGSEVTVDPATYRAWFATLPQDLREAVTEHWGEAPGSLFTTGSGDIAIAALRFGNLTVMVQPPRGFGENPVAIYHDPDLPPSHHYLASYRWLADRDHGFGADAVIHLGKHGNLEWLPGKTLGMSASCGTDAALADLPLIYPFLVNDPGEGTQAKRRAHAVLVDHLIPPMARAESYGDIARLEQHLDEYANVQSLDPAKLPMIRQQIWTLLQAAKLDHDLGLENQPDEDAFDDMLLHVDGWLCEIKDVQIRDGLHILGAAPSGEAETDLVLAMLRAKQMWAGSVHTPGLREALGLEEGAVGGPESRTKTDEFEARARELVVAAAAADWAPSAMPGLTDDPAVAKILDFAATEIVPRLRRTGDEIANVLRALAGGFIPAGPSGSPLRGLVNVLPTGRNFYSVDPKAVPSRLAWATGQELAASLLARYRDEHGEYPRSVGLSVWGTSAMRTAGDDIAEVLALLGVTPVWDEQSRRVSGLEVIGLEELGRPRIDVTVRISGFFRDAFPHVVAMLDDAVQLVARLDEDDASNYVAAHTRAALAEHGDDRRATTRVFGSKPGTYGAGLLQLIDSKNWRSDADLAEVYTAWGGYAYGRGLDGAPAADDMRAAYRRINVAAKNIDTREHDIADSDDYFQYHGGMVATVRHLTGSDPEAYVGDSTRPDSVRTRTLSEETNRVFRARVVNPRWMAAMRRHGYKGAFEMAATVDYLFGFDATAGVMADWMYEKLTENYVLDPENRKFMEESNPWALHGIAERLLEASQRELWKAPDPELLAALQQAYLDTEGDLEDR, encoded by the coding sequence GTGATCCTCCTCCTCTCCACCTCGGACACCGACCTCCTCAGCGCGAAGGCCAGCGGCGCGGACTACCGCTGGGCCAATCCGGCCCGGATCAGCGTGGAACTGGACCTGCCCGGCCTGCTCGACGGGGCCGACGTCGTGGTGGTCCGCATCCTCGGCGGTCGCCGGTACTGGGAGAGCGGCCTCGACGCCCTGGCCGCGAGCGGCAAGCCGGTCGTCGTGGTCTCGGGGGAGCAGGCGCCCGACGCCGACCTCATGGAGGCGTCGACGGTGGCCGCCGGCGTCGCCACGCAGGCGCACGCCTACCTCGCCGAGGGCGGACCGAATAATCTGGCGCAGCTGTACCACTTCCTATCGGACACCATCCTGCTCACCGGCGACGGCTTCGCGCCGCCCGTGACGGCCCCGCAGTGGGGTGTCGTGCCGCGCCCCGCGGCGGTCACCGCGGCGGACGGTCCGCAGATCGGCGTGCTCTACTACCGCGCCCAGCACCTCGCGGGGAACACCGCCTACATCGACGCGCTGGCCTCGGCGATCGAGGCGCGCGGAGCGGTCGCGGTGCCGATCTTCTGCGCCTCGCTGCGCACCGCCGACGACGCCCTCTTCGCCGAGCTCGGCACCCTCGACGCCCTGGTGGTGACAGTGCTCGCCGCGGGTGGCGTCAACGCAGCGGGTGCCGCGGCGGGCGGCGACGACGAGTCGTGGGACGTCGGCCGCCTCGCGGCGCTGGACATCCCGATCCTGCAGGCCCTGGCGCTCACCACCTCTCGCGAGCAGTGGGAGGGCAGCGACGACGGCCTCAGTCCGCTCGACGTCGCGACGCAGGTCGCGATCCCGGAGTTCGACGGCCGCATCATCACCGTGCCCTTCTCGTTCAAGGAGATCGGCGACGACGGCCTGCCCGCCTACGTGCCCGACCCCGAGCGCGCCGAGCGGGTCGCGGGACTCGCACTGCGGCACGCGCGGCTGCGCAGCATCCCGAATGAGGAGAAGCGGATCGCGCTGATGCTCTCGGCGTATCCCACCAAGCACGCCCGGATCGGCAACGCCGTCGGCCTGGACACACCGCAGTCCGCGCTGGAGTTGATCCGCCGGCTGGCCGCCGCCGGCTACGACATCGGCGATCCGGCGGAGGTTCCGGGGCTGGAGGCCGACGACTCGGACGCCTTCATCCACGCCGTCATCGCCCGCGGCGGCCAGGACCCCGACTGGCTCTCGGACGAGCGCCTCGACGGGAGCGAGGTCACCGTCGACCCCGCGACCTACCGGGCCTGGTTCGCGACGCTCCCACAGGACCTGCGCGAGGCCGTGACGGAGCACTGGGGCGAGGCTCCCGGCTCGCTGTTCACGACCGGCTCCGGTGACATCGCGATCGCCGCGCTGCGGTTCGGCAACCTCACGGTCATGGTGCAGCCGCCGCGCGGCTTCGGCGAGAACCCCGTTGCGATCTACCACGACCCGGACCTGCCGCCGAGCCACCACTACCTGGCGAGCTACCGGTGGCTGGCCGACCGCGACCACGGTTTCGGCGCCGACGCGGTGATCCACCTCGGCAAGCACGGCAACCTGGAATGGCTGCCCGGCAAGACGCTCGGCATGTCCGCATCCTGCGGGACCGACGCCGCGCTGGCCGACCTGCCGCTGATCTACCCGTTCCTGGTCAACGACCCGGGCGAGGGTACCCAGGCCAAACGGCGCGCGCACGCGGTGCTCGTGGACCACCTCATCCCGCCCATGGCACGCGCCGAGAGCTACGGCGACATCGCGCGCCTCGAGCAGCACCTCGACGAGTACGCCAACGTGCAGAGCCTGGACCCGGCGAAGCTGCCGATGATCCGGCAGCAGATCTGGACGCTGCTGCAGGCCGCCAAACTCGACCACGACCTGGGCCTGGAGAACCAGCCCGACGAGGACGCCTTCGACGACATGCTGCTGCACGTGGACGGCTGGCTGTGCGAGATCAAGGATGTGCAGATCCGCGACGGTCTGCACATCCTGGGCGCGGCCCCGTCCGGCGAGGCGGAGACCGACCTGGTGCTCGCGATGCTGCGCGCCAAGCAGATGTGGGCGGGCTCCGTGCACACACCGGGCCTGCGCGAGGCCCTGGGCCTGGAAGAAGGCGCGGTGGGCGGCCCCGAATCCCGGACGAAGACGGACGAGTTCGAGGCCCGGGCCCGCGAACTGGTGGTCGCCGCGGCGGCCGCCGACTGGGCACCGTCGGCAATGCCCGGCCTGACCGACGATCCGGCCGTCGCGAAGATCCTCGACTTCGCGGCGACGGAGATCGTGCCGCGCCTGCGCCGCACGGGCGACGAGATCGCCAACGTGCTGCGGGCCCTCGCGGGCGGATTCATCCCGGCCGGGCCGTCCGGCTCACCGCTGCGCGGCCTGGTGAACGTGCTGCCCACGGGGCGCAACTTCTACTCGGTGGATCCGAAGGCCGTGCCGTCGCGGCTCGCGTGGGCGACGGGCCAGGAGCTGGCCGCCTCGCTGCTCGCGCGGTACCGGGACGAGCATGGCGAGTACCCGCGCTCCGTCGGGCTGTCGGTGTGGGGAACCTCGGCCATGCGCACCGCCGGCGACGACATCGCGGAGGTCCTCGCACTGCTCGGCGTCACGCCGGTGTGGGACGAGCAGTCCCGCCGCGTCTCCGGCCTCGAGGTCATCGGGCTCGAGGAGCTGGGCCGCCCGCGCATCGACGTGACCGTCCGCATCTCCGGCTTCTTCCGCGACGCCTTCCCGCACGTCGTGGCGATGCTCGACGACGCGGTCCAGCTGGTCGCCCGTCTCGACGAGGACGATGCCTCCAACTACGTCGCGGCGCACACCCGCGCCGCGCTGGCGGAGCACGGCGACGACCGTCGCGCGACGACCCGCGTCTTCGGCTCCAAGCCGGGCACGTACGGGGCCGGTCTGCTGCAGCTCATCGACTCGAAGAACTGGCGCAGCGACGCCGACCTCGCCGAGGTCTACACGGCCTGGGGCGGGTACGCGTACGGTCGCGGGCTCGACGGTGCGCCCGCAGCCGACGACATGCGGGCGGCGTACCGGCGGATCAACGTGGCGGCCAAGAACATCGACACCCGCGAGCACGACATAGCCGATTCGGACGACTACTTCCAGTACCACGGCGGGATGGTCGCGACGGTGCGGCACCTCACGGGGTCCGATCCCGAGGCGTACGTCGGCGACTCCACCCGCCCCGACTCGGTGCGCACGCGCACGCTGAGCGAGGAGACGAACCGGGTCTTCCGGGCCCGCGTCGTGAACCCGCGGTGGATGGCGGCGATGCGCCGGCACGGCTACAAGGGCGCCTTCGAGATGGCCGCGACGGTGGACTACCTCTTCGGCTTCGACGCCACCGCCGGCGTGATGGCCGACTGGATGTACGAGAAGCTCACCGAGAACTACGTCCTCGATCCCGAGAACCGCAAGTTCATGGAGGAGTCGAACCCGTGGGCGCTCCACGGCATCGCCGAGCGGCTGCTCGAGGCCTCCCAGCGCGAACTGTGGAAGGCCCCGGACCCCGAGCTCCTCGCCGCCCTCCAGCAGGCCTACCTCGACACCGAGGGCGACCTCGAGGACCGCTGA
- a CDS encoding FadR/GntR family transcriptional regulator, which yields MTLDAPDWRPVARTRTYQLVISAIEDQILAGSLRVGDALPPERDLAARLEVSRPAVREALRVLEAQGVVTSGTGSGPRAGTFVSAMPADSLAHFLRLHMALTNFEFPEIVEARVLLERSSVSLAARDADAAALAPVRAALAAMDAAGEDRAAFNDADTEFHTAIAEACGNRLVTTVTVAIRGALRAGILAAFEQIEDWPALTAVLQDEHRAILAAIEARDAGRAADLTEAHIRGAYRRLPGLHSGTILGNGAH from the coding sequence ATGACGCTCGACGCACCGGACTGGCGACCCGTCGCCCGCACCCGCACGTACCAGCTGGTGATCAGCGCCATCGAGGATCAGATCCTGGCGGGTTCGCTCCGCGTGGGCGACGCGTTGCCTCCCGAGCGCGACCTCGCCGCGCGACTGGAGGTGAGCCGCCCCGCGGTCCGGGAGGCGCTGCGGGTGCTGGAGGCGCAGGGCGTCGTCACCTCCGGGACCGGGAGCGGCCCGCGCGCCGGCACCTTCGTCAGCGCCATGCCCGCCGACTCCCTCGCGCACTTCCTCCGCCTCCACATGGCGCTCACCAACTTCGAGTTCCCCGAGATCGTCGAGGCGCGAGTACTGCTGGAGCGCTCCTCGGTGTCCCTCGCGGCCCGCGACGCCGACGCGGCGGCCCTGGCCCCGGTCCGTGCCGCACTCGCCGCCATGGACGCGGCCGGGGAGGACCGCGCGGCCTTCAACGACGCCGACACCGAGTTCCACACCGCGATCGCCGAGGCCTGCGGAAATCGCCTCGTCACGACGGTGACCGTCGCCATCCGCGGCGCCCTGCGCGCGGGGATCCTCGCCGCGTTCGAGCAGATCGAGGACTGGCCCGCGCTCACCGCGGTCCTGCAGGACGAGCACCGGGCGATCCTCGCGGCGATCGAGGCACGGGACGCGGGCCGCGCCGCCGATCTCACCGAGGCGCACATCCGCGGCGCCTATCGCCGCCTGCCCGGACTGCACTCGGGAACGATCCTCGGAAACGGCGCCCACTAG
- a CDS encoding (Fe-S)-binding protein, producing the protein MKVALFATCFNDTMWPGTPKAVVRLLERLGVDVAFPPAQTCCGQMFTNTGYADEAIPGVRRFVEVFAEYDAVVAPSGSCVGSVRHQYPGLADRAGDRGLRAAVDDLAPRVYELSEFLVDVLGVTDVGAFFPHRVTYHPTCHSLRMLRVGDRPLRLLRAVRGIDLVELPDADQCCGFGGTFALKNAAVSVAMGLDKTAHVRGTGADYLVAGDNSCLAHIGGLLSRQGDGVRTVHLAEILASTEGGGP; encoded by the coding sequence GTGAAGGTCGCCCTGTTCGCCACGTGCTTCAACGACACGATGTGGCCCGGGACCCCGAAGGCCGTCGTCCGGCTGTTGGAGCGCCTCGGCGTCGACGTCGCCTTCCCGCCGGCCCAGACCTGCTGCGGACAGATGTTCACCAACACGGGCTACGCAGACGAGGCGATACCGGGCGTGCGCCGCTTCGTGGAGGTCTTCGCCGAGTACGACGCCGTCGTGGCCCCGTCGGGCTCGTGCGTCGGCTCCGTGCGACACCAGTATCCGGGGCTCGCCGACCGTGCCGGCGACCGCGGGCTCCGCGCCGCCGTCGACGACCTGGCGCCCAGGGTGTACGAGCTCAGCGAGTTCCTCGTGGACGTGCTCGGCGTCACCGATGTGGGCGCCTTCTTCCCGCACCGCGTCACGTATCACCCGACCTGCCATTCGCTCCGCATGCTCCGCGTCGGCGACCGCCCGCTGCGGCTGCTCCGCGCGGTACGCGGCATCGACCTCGTCGAGTTGCCGGACGCCGACCAGTGCTGCGGTTTCGGCGGCACCTTCGCTCTGAAGAACGCCGCCGTCTCCGTGGCGATGGGCCTGGACAAGACCGCGCACGTCCGCGGCACCGGCGCGGACTACCTCGTCGCCGGCGACAACTCGTGCCTCGCCCACATCGGCGGCCTGCTGTCGCGTCAGGGCGACGGCGTCCGCACCGTGCACCTCGCCGAGATCCTGGCATCGACCGAAGGAGGCGGGCCGTGA
- a CDS encoding LutB/LldF family L-lactate oxidation iron-sulfur protein, with the protein MPAFPAAAREALGDTTLRRNLAHATSVIRGKRAAVVGELDDWERLRDAAEAIKNRTLRHLDRYLEQFEAAATAAGAVVHWARDAEEANRIVVDLVRATGAEEVVKVKSMATQEIELNEALAAAGIDAWETDLAELIVQLGEDWPSHILVPAIHRNRTEVRDIFLRRMKEVGRAAPDDLTDEPARLAEAARLHLREKFLRAEVGISGANFAIAETGGLVVVESEGNGRMCLTLPKTLISVVGIEKILPTFADLEVFLQVLPRSSTGERENPYTSIWTGPAGDGDGPEAVHIVLLDNHRTDVLADEVGRSALRCIRCSACLNVCPVYERVGGHSYGSVYPGPIGAILTPQLRGTSSEVDASLPYASTLCGACFDACPVKIPIPDLLVHLRTRVVDEARGGIPKPEAAAMRGAAWMFDRPGRLRAAQRAATVTGRVFRTRGTFGRLPGPMRGWSTERDTPVPPTETFRQWWARERDGWDDR; encoded by the coding sequence ATGCCGGCGTTCCCCGCCGCCGCGCGCGAGGCGCTCGGCGACACCACGCTGCGCCGCAACCTCGCCCACGCCACCTCCGTCATCCGCGGCAAGCGCGCCGCCGTCGTCGGTGAGCTCGACGACTGGGAACGGTTGCGCGACGCCGCGGAGGCGATCAAGAACCGGACCCTGCGGCACCTCGATCGCTACCTCGAGCAGTTCGAGGCCGCCGCGACCGCCGCGGGTGCCGTCGTGCACTGGGCCCGCGACGCGGAGGAGGCGAACCGGATCGTCGTCGACCTGGTACGGGCGACCGGCGCCGAGGAGGTGGTGAAGGTGAAGTCCATGGCGACGCAGGAGATCGAACTCAACGAGGCTCTCGCCGCCGCCGGCATCGACGCCTGGGAGACCGACCTCGCGGAGCTCATCGTGCAGCTCGGCGAGGACTGGCCCAGCCACATCCTGGTGCCCGCGATCCACCGCAATCGCACCGAGGTGCGCGACATCTTCCTGCGCCGGATGAAAGAGGTCGGCCGGGCCGCCCCCGACGACCTCACCGACGAACCCGCCCGGCTCGCCGAGGCGGCGCGGCTGCACCTGCGCGAGAAGTTCCTCCGCGCCGAGGTCGGCATCAGCGGGGCCAACTTCGCCATCGCCGAGACCGGCGGACTGGTCGTGGTCGAGTCCGAGGGCAACGGCCGCATGTGCCTGACCCTGCCGAAGACCCTCATCTCCGTGGTGGGCATCGAGAAGATCCTGCCGACCTTCGCCGACCTCGAGGTCTTCCTCCAGGTGCTCCCCCGCTCGAGCACCGGCGAGCGGGAGAACCCGTACACCTCCATCTGGACCGGGCCGGCCGGCGACGGCGACGGCCCGGAGGCGGTGCACATCGTGCTCCTCGACAACCACCGCACCGACGTCCTCGCCGACGAGGTGGGCCGTTCCGCGCTGCGCTGCATCCGCTGCTCGGCCTGCCTCAACGTCTGCCCGGTGTACGAGCGGGTGGGTGGGCACAGCTACGGCTCCGTGTACCCCGGCCCCATCGGTGCCATCCTCACGCCCCAACTGCGGGGCACGTCGTCCGAGGTCGACGCCTCGCTGCCGTACGCCTCCACCCTGTGCGGCGCGTGCTTCGACGCGTGCCCGGTGAAGATCCCGATTCCGGACCTGCTGGTCCACCTGCGCACCCGGGTCGTCGACGAGGCGCGCGGCGGCATCCCGAAGCCGGAGGCGGCGGCCATGAGGGGCGCGGCGTGGATGTTCGACCGCCCCGGACGGCTGCGCGCGGCGCAGCGCGCCGCCACCGTCACCGGACGGGTCTTCCGTACGCGCGGGACCTTCGGCAGGCTGCCGGGCCCGATGCGCGGGTGGAGCACTGAGCGCGACACCCCGGTACCTCCGACGGAGACCTTCCGGCAATGGTGGGCCCGCGAGCGCGACGGGTGGGACGACCGGTGA
- a CDS encoding LutC/YkgG family protein codes for MTAREEILGRVRAALADVGDPDTAETPVPWSYGRPVGTGDLGVVDRFAERVADYRAEVRRCAPADLGPTVRSALGPVDGTAGVLGDDVVRRLVPGPVPWLDDEDLAPHRLDAAAAVVTTATIGIANTGTIVLDHGAGQGRRAVTLVPDVHVCVVHADRIVDDVPAAVARLRDAGAHVRPLTWISGPSASSDIELDRVEGVHGPRNLRVIVVE; via the coding sequence GTGACGGCGCGCGAGGAGATCCTCGGACGGGTCCGGGCCGCGCTCGCCGATGTCGGTGATCCCGACACCGCCGAGACGCCGGTCCCGTGGAGCTACGGCCGACCCGTCGGTACCGGCGACCTGGGGGTCGTCGACCGGTTCGCGGAACGGGTGGCCGATTACCGGGCGGAGGTGCGGCGGTGCGCCCCCGCCGACCTCGGTCCGACGGTCCGCTCAGCGCTCGGACCCGTGGACGGGACCGCCGGCGTGCTCGGCGACGACGTGGTCCGGCGCCTCGTGCCGGGCCCGGTCCCGTGGCTCGACGACGAGGACCTCGCGCCGCACCGGCTCGACGCCGCCGCGGCGGTGGTCACCACCGCCACCATCGGGATAGCGAACACCGGGACGATCGTCCTCGACCACGGCGCGGGGCAGGGGCGGCGGGCCGTCACCCTGGTGCCCGACGTCCACGTCTGCGTGGTGCACGCCGACCGGATCGTCGACGACGTGCCGGCGGCCGTCGCCCGGCTCCGCGACGCCGGTGCCCACGTCCGGCCGCTGACCTGGATCAGCGGCCCGAGCGCCAGCAGTGATATCGAGTTGGATCGCGTCGAGGGCGTGCACGGGCCCCGGAACCTGCGGGTGATCGTCGTGGAGTGA